The following coding sequences lie in one Silene latifolia isolate original U9 population chromosome 5, ASM4854445v1, whole genome shotgun sequence genomic window:
- the LOC141657766 gene encoding jasmonate-induced protein homolog, whose amino-acid sequence MADKEKADIEEIMSTDIAKALIAEAEPRNTPSVIAAVGNNRGRTLRLYATTSWDGSFFTPPPQSFNAGETARFSHNGSRGALIYGQEQGSPNAAGYLLAWSMGRNFGRRVYVNCGPLSEIHRNGWESAALTSLNSSGVSSSATDDQTASSIRATNADATGSFPLGAVSAVLA is encoded by the exons ATGGCTGATAAAGAGAAAGCAGACATAGAAGAGATAATGTCAACGGATATTGCAAAGGCTCTAATTGCGGAGGCTGAGCCCCGGAACACACCCTCAGTGATTGCGGCCGTTGGAAATAACCGGGGCCGAACACTGAGGCTGTACGCAACCACAAGTTGGGATGGGAGCTTCTTTACGCCCCCGCCCCAGTCTTTTAATGCTGGAGAAACTGCCCGGTTTTCACATAATGGCTCAAGGGGTGCACTCATTTATGGTCAAGAACAGGGGTCTCCCAATGCTGCTGGTTACCTCTTGGCTTGGTCCATGGGAAGGAACTTTGGTCGTCGG GTATACGTGAACTGTGGACCACTATCGGAAATCCACCGCAACGGCTGGGAATCAGCTGCTCTCACTTCACTCAACTCTTCCGGCGTAAGTAGTTCTGCCACGGACGACCAGACCGCAAGTAGTATTCGAGCTACAAACGCGGATGCAACCGGTTCATTCCCATTGGGCGCTGTCAGTGCCGTCCTAGCTTAA